Genomic DNA from Streptomyces sp. NBC_01571:
CGCCGAGCTTCTGGACGATGGCGTCGTGACCGGAGGCGTCCTGCGCGTACGTCTCGGCCTGGGTCACCGAGGACGTCATGTGCTTCGGAGTCGTGAAGACGGCTCCGCCCTGGAACTCGATGCCCATGTTCAGGCCGCGCACCGTCAGACCGAGGATGGCCGTGATGGTGATCAGGATCGAGATGGCGTACCAGATCTTGCGCTTGCCGACGAAGTCGTAGCCGATCTCACCGCGGTGGAGCCGGGCGCCGAGGGTGCCGAGTTTCGACATCTCACGCCTCCTTCGTGTCGACGGGGGCGGACGCGCGACGGGTGCGGCGCAGCGGCGGCTGGGCGCCCAGTCGCTTCGGGTCGAGTCCGGACCAGCTGTGGCCGCTCGCGAAGAACTTCTTGCGGGCGAGGATCGTCATCAGCGGCTTGGTGAAGAGGAAGACGACGACCACGTCGAGCAGGGTGGTCAGACCGAGGGTGAACGCGAAGCCCTGGACCTTGCCGACGGTGACGATGAAGAGCACCGCGGCGGCGAGGAACGACACGAAGTCGGAGACCAGGATCGTGCGCCGGGCGCGCGGCCAGGCCCGCTCGACGGCGGGGCGCAGGCTGCGGCCCTCGCGGATCTCGTCCCGGATGCGTTCGAAGAACACGATGAACGAGTCCGCCGTGATACCGATCGCGACGATCGCGCCGCAGACGGCCGGCAGGTTCAGCGCGAACCCGATGGCGGGGCCGAGCAACGCCATGATCACGTACGTGAGGACGGCGGAGACCATCAGGGAGGCGATGGCGATGATCGACAGGCCCCGGTAGTAGACCACCAGGTAGATGATGACCAGGCCCAGGCCGATCGCGCCCGCGATCAGACCGGCGTGCAGCTGCTCGCCGCCGAGGGCCGCGGTCACGGTGGTGACGCTCGCCTCCTTGAAGGTGAGCGGCAGCGCGCCGTACTTCAGCATGTTGGCCAGGTCCTGCGCCTCGGTCTGCGTGAAGCTGCCGGAGATCTCCGCGTTGCCGCCGGTCAGCGCCTGGCTGACGTACGGGTCGGAGACGACCTCGCCGTCGAGGACGATGGCGAACTGGTTCTGCGGGGACTGGTTCTGCGCGAGCTTGCCGGTGATGCTGGCGAACTTCTTCGAGCCACCGGACGTGAAGTCCATGGTGACCTTCCAGCCCGCGGCGCTCTGGGTGTCGAAGACGGCCGCGGCGCTCTTGATGTCCGTGCCGGAGACCTCGGCGGGGCCGAGCACGTACTTCTGCCACTGACCCGAGGAGTTCTGGCCACAGGCCACGGTGGGGTCGGTGGGCTTGACGCCGTCACCGGCCTTGGCGCGGACCGCCTTGTCGGTGCAGTCGAGCGCGGCGTACTGGGCCTGGAGCTTGGCGGCCGCGGGGTCGACGCTGCCGCTCGGCGACGGCGTGGTGCCGGTGGACGCCGACGACTTCGCCGAGGCGCTCGCGGACGGCGTGGCGTCGGCCTTCAGGGCGTCCGTGACCGCACGGCCCTGGGAGGTGGCCGTGGCCGACGGAGTCGCGGAGCTCGACGACGTCGGCTTGCCGGTCGCCTTGTCGCTCGCCTTGTCCTTCGAGGAGTCGCTGCTGGAGGCGCTCGGCGAGGGGCTGGCCGTCGCGGCGTTCCCGGAGACCTCGGTGGCCAGCACCGGGCGGAAGTAGAGCTTGGCGGTGGTACCGACCTGCTCCCGGGCCTGCTTGGAGTTCGTGCCCTTGGGGATGTTGACGATGATGTTGCGATCGCCCTGGGTCTGGACCTCTGCCTCGGAGACACCAAGACCATTGACACGGCGGTTCATGATGTCGACCGCGGTGTTCATGTTGGTCTTGTTGATCGCGTTCGGCTGGCCCGGCTCGTTCTTCGCCTCCAGCGTGATGCTGGTGCCACCGGCGAGGTCGATGCCGAGACGCGGGGTGGAATGCCCGGAGAGGAACATCCCCCCGGTGAGCGCCACGATGGCGATCAGGATGAGGGCAAGCGAGCGCCCCGGCCTGCTCTGGGCACTCGCGCTCCGGCCCTTCTTCGGTGCTGCCACCTTCTCGTACTCCCTCTCGGGCCGCCTCGCGCGGGGTCAGCGCGTGGGCGGCCATGACATGGTGTCGGGACTCCGTGCGACAGAGGCACATCCCTGGGGTTCACGGGGCGCGAGCGGATCGCGCCGTGTTCCCCCGGGGATGCTACTTCGCGCCGGACTCGCCGTCGGTCTTCTTCGGCTCTGCTTCGTCGCCCTCGGCCGCCTTCGCGTCGGCGGGCTCGTCCGCGGCGTCCTTCTTGCCGAGGTCGATGGGCTTGTCGTCGGAGGCGTCGGAAGCGGCGTCGGCGGCGGGCTCGTCGGTCTCGGTGAGGGAGGAGGCGTCGTCCGGGACAACCGAACCGTCGGCCTCGAGGTCGTGCTCGATGCCGTGCACGATGCGGTTGTACTCGTCGTCGGTGAGGACGGCGCCGATCGAGTTCTTCGCGAAGAGGAGGTCCACGCCGGGGCCCGCGTCAAGAAGGACCGAGTCCTCGTTGACCTCCTTCACGGTGGCGTACATGCCACCGATCGTGCGCACGCCGGAGCCGGGCTGCATCTCATTGCGCATGGAAGCAGCCTGCTGCTGCTTCTTCTTGGCAGACCGGGTCATCAGGAACATGGCCCCGATGAGCACGATGAACGGGAGGAGGGTCACGAGACTCACGGGTCGGAACTTCCTTCTTCGACCGCGATGGTGAGCGGCCTGCTGGATGGGGGTATGTATGTCGCCGACAAGGGCGGCATCGGCGGAGTCTAAGCGAGTCCGCACTCAGGGAACAACGCTCAGCATGGCACCGGGGTTCCTGACCCCGCGAGTGCCCGCGCCGTCACGCCCCGAACAGGTCCCCTTGTCCGTTTCCCCCCATGGCCCGCTGCGGCGGGGTGAGTCCGAGATGTGCCCATGCCGCCGGAGTCGCGACGCGACCACGGGGCGTACGGGCGAGCAGTCCCTCGCGTACCAGGAAGGGCTCGGCGACCTCCTCCACGGTCTCCCGCTCCTCCCCCACGGCGACCGCGAGCGTGGACAGCCCCACCGGGCCGCCGCCGAAGAGCTTGAGCAGGGCTTCCAGGACCCCTCGGTCGAGGCGGTCGAGACCGCGGGCGTCGACCTCGTAGACCTTCAGCGCGGCGGAGGCGATCTCGCGGGTGATGATGCCGTCGGCCTTGACCTGCGCGTAGTCCCGGACGCGGCGCAGCAGACGGTTGGCGATTCGGGGCG
This window encodes:
- the secD gene encoding protein translocase subunit SecD — its product is MAAPKKGRSASAQSRPGRSLALILIAIVALTGGMFLSGHSTPRLGIDLAGGTSITLEAKNEPGQPNAINKTNMNTAVDIMNRRVNGLGVSEAEVQTQGDRNIIVNIPKGTNSKQAREQVGTTAKLYFRPVLATEVSGNAATASPSPSASSSDSSKDKASDKATGKPTSSSSATPSATATSQGRAVTDALKADATPSASASAKSSASTGTTPSPSGSVDPAAAKLQAQYAALDCTDKAVRAKAGDGVKPTDPTVACGQNSSGQWQKYVLGPAEVSGTDIKSAAAVFDTQSAAGWKVTMDFTSGGSKKFASITGKLAQNQSPQNQFAIVLDGEVVSDPYVSQALTGGNAEISGSFTQTEAQDLANMLKYGALPLTFKEASVTTVTAALGGEQLHAGLIAGAIGLGLVIIYLVVYYRGLSIIAIASLMVSAVLTYVIMALLGPAIGFALNLPAVCGAIVAIGITADSFIVFFERIRDEIREGRSLRPAVERAWPRARRTILVSDFVSFLAAAVLFIVTVGKVQGFAFTLGLTTLLDVVVVFLFTKPLMTILARKKFFASGHSWSGLDPKRLGAQPPLRRTRRASAPVDTKEA
- the yajC gene encoding preprotein translocase subunit YajC gives rise to the protein MSLVTLLPFIVLIGAMFLMTRSAKKKQQQAASMRNEMQPGSGVRTIGGMYATVKEVNEDSVLLDAGPGVDLLFAKNSIGAVLTDDEYNRIVHGIEHDLEADGSVVPDDASSLTETDEPAADAASDASDDKPIDLGKKDAADEPADAKAAEGDEAEPKKTDGESGAK